A genomic region of Devosia ginsengisoli contains the following coding sequences:
- a CDS encoding tetratricopeptide repeat protein yields the protein MSQDNIFQEIDEELRSDRMRALWRRFGPYVIGAAVAVVALVAVNEGWSWYHANNAAQSSDELYAAFDLIDGGDLPAAQSQLDTLIADGSGSYPVLAQFRKAGVMAREGATADAVAAYDELANTQSNPRLRELALVLGATLMVDAGSLADVDSRAGSIAAEGGPLRNAAREALGLAQYKAGDFAAAQTSFEAVVNDPLTQSNTRNRMGYYLAQLLSQGAIAEAPAADAEAAASAIDEIVSDEAPAAETPAADAPAATTEAEPVAE from the coding sequence ATGTCCCAGGACAATATCTTCCAGGAAATCGATGAGGAGTTGCGCAGCGACCGCATGCGGGCGCTATGGCGGCGGTTTGGCCCCTATGTGATCGGGGCTGCCGTGGCCGTGGTGGCGCTGGTGGCGGTCAATGAAGGCTGGTCCTGGTATCATGCCAACAATGCCGCCCAGTCGTCGGACGAGCTCTATGCCGCGTTCGACCTGATCGATGGCGGCGACCTGCCGGCCGCGCAGAGCCAGCTCGACACGCTGATTGCCGACGGTTCGGGCAGCTATCCGGTGCTGGCGCAGTTCCGCAAGGCGGGCGTGATGGCCCGCGAAGGCGCCACTGCCGATGCCGTGGCCGCCTATGACGAGCTGGCCAATACCCAATCCAATCCGCGCCTGCGCGAATTGGCGCTGGTGCTGGGCGCCACGCTGATGGTGGATGCCGGCAGCCTGGCCGATGTCGACTCGCGCGCCGGCAGCATTGCCGCCGAGGGCGGTCCGCTGCGCAATGCGGCCCGCGAAGCGCTGGGACTGGCGCAGTACAAGGCCGGCGACTTCGCCGCCGCGCAGACCAGTTTCGAGGCTGTGGTGAATGACCCGCTGACCCAGAGCAATACGCGCAACCGCATGGGCTATTACCTGGCGCAGTTGCTGTCGCAGGGCGCCATTGCCGAAGCGCCGGCGGCTGATGCCGAGGCCGCGGCCAGCGCCATAGACGAAATCGTCAGCGACGAGGCCCCTGCCGCCGAAACCCCGGCTGCAGATGCCCCTGCTGCCACCACCGAGGCCGAGCCGGTCGCTGAATAA
- a CDS encoding 2'-5' RNA ligase family protein translates to MEMQFELFGGAPVAEAKALEHRYYFTLLPPPALAQEIERGAERLGRQFGVRNVVRAERQHVSLHMVQRGREIGGDLLDEALEVGEAVRRPGFDVVFDTMQTFAGARPKTGGRAQYPTVLSCSNGARDLLGLYGDIGREMQRRGLRAGRPSSVPHLTIWYGPERVPERQLRRPYRWAVRSFWLVHTVPGIRRPDYLAEWTLGRMGGGQDAADLSGAP, encoded by the coding sequence ATGGAGATGCAATTCGAGCTTTTCGGTGGGGCGCCTGTAGCGGAGGCGAAGGCGCTGGAGCATCGGTATTATTTCACACTGCTGCCGCCGCCGGCTTTGGCGCAGGAGATCGAGCGCGGGGCCGAGCGGCTGGGACGGCAGTTCGGCGTGCGCAATGTGGTGCGGGCCGAACGGCAGCATGTGTCGCTGCATATGGTGCAGCGCGGGCGGGAAATCGGCGGCGATTTGCTGGACGAAGCGCTGGAAGTGGGCGAAGCGGTGCGGCGGCCGGGCTTCGATGTCGTGTTCGACACGATGCAGACCTTTGCCGGTGCGCGGCCGAAGACGGGCGGGCGGGCGCAATATCCGACCGTGCTGAGCTGTTCGAACGGGGCGCGGGACCTGTTGGGGCTGTACGGCGATATCGGGCGGGAGATGCAGCGGCGCGGCTTGCGGGCGGGACGGCCGTCCAGCGTACCCCATCTGACCATCTGGTATGGGCCCGAACGGGTGCCGGAACGACAATTGCGGCGGCCCTATCGCTGGGCGGTGCGCTCGTTCTGGCTGGTGCATACGGTGCCGGGCATAAGACGGCCGGATTACCTGGCCGAGTGGACGCTGGGCCGCATGGGCGGTGGGCAGGATGCTGCTGACCTGTCGGGCGCGCCGTGA